One genomic region from Streptomyces venezuelae encodes:
- a CDS encoding MerR family transcriptional regulator, producing the protein MAQGLTIGQAAAFVDITVKTVRHYHRLGLVAEPERDHSGYRRYGSTDLLRLVQVRALAGAGVPLAEIGDLLDAEPERFATALDDVRRRLTEQIEELTARRDTLHRLAHGDRALLPDRACAVLERLAELDFSPDYVTTQREALVLSRALTPEVFDLFLANLEHRLDDPEFVELTKRGWEARSWDPDDPRIEELASAVAANLLGARALLTLPAKQPHGPDAASRYGVVNHHREDEAPSVARLNGLVEGHLRAAGIDIPRQ; encoded by the coding sequence ATGGCACAGGGGCTCACGATCGGTCAGGCAGCAGCTTTCGTCGACATCACCGTCAAGACGGTGCGGCACTACCACCGGCTCGGCCTGGTCGCCGAACCGGAACGCGACCATTCCGGCTACCGGCGCTACGGTTCGACTGACCTGCTGCGCCTTGTCCAGGTCCGGGCCCTGGCCGGGGCGGGCGTACCGCTGGCCGAGATCGGCGATCTGCTCGACGCCGAGCCCGAGCGGTTCGCCACCGCCCTGGACGACGTCCGCCGCCGGCTCACCGAACAGATCGAGGAGCTGACCGCCCGCCGCGACACCCTGCACCGGCTCGCCCACGGTGACCGCGCCCTGCTGCCCGACCGGGCCTGCGCGGTCCTGGAGCGACTCGCCGAGCTCGACTTCAGCCCCGACTACGTCACCACCCAGCGGGAGGCCCTGGTGCTGTCGCGGGCGCTGACTCCCGAGGTCTTCGACCTCTTCCTGGCCAACCTCGAACACCGGCTCGACGACCCTGAGTTCGTCGAGCTGACCAAGCGCGGCTGGGAGGCGAGGTCCTGGGATCCCGACGACCCGCGGATCGAGGAGCTGGCCTCAGCGGTGGCCGCCAACCTGCTGGGCGCCCGCGCGCTGCTGACGCTGCCGGCCAAGCAACCGCACGGTCCCGACGCGGCCTCCCGGTACGGCGTGGTCAACCACCACCGGGAGGACGAGGCGCCGTCCGTCGCCCGGCTGAACGGGCTGGTCGAGGGGCACCTGCGCGCGGCGGGCATTGATATCCCGCGTCAGTGA
- a CDS encoding WD40/YVTN/BNR-like repeat-containing protein, whose product MTSMGKTRRTMSVGLIGAALALSLAAPARAGETATAAAGWQLTPTGTDARFRGLAAVDRRTAWAAGSKGTVLRTTDGGRSWRNVSPPGAGELEFRDVEAFDARRAVVLAIGEGEASRLLRTEDGGATWTESFRNTDPRAFYDCVTFFDRRHGLAMSDPVDGKYRILSTRDGGRSWRVLPSAGMPDALPGEAGFAASGQCLVSSGPRDVWLATGGGATARVLHSADRGLTWTATATPIPAGDAARGVFGLAFRDRTHGIAVGGDYRKDQPSPRAGAVTADGGRTWRASDAPPPAYRSGVAWLPHSKSAALAVGPTGTDLTTDGGRTWRTLDTGSYDTVDCTNDGSCWASGEKGRIARLDRGSGHG is encoded by the coding sequence ATGACGTCCATGGGGAAGACGAGACGAACGATGTCGGTGGGGCTGATCGGAGCGGCGCTCGCGCTGAGCCTGGCGGCCCCGGCGCGGGCCGGGGAGACCGCCACGGCCGCGGCCGGCTGGCAGCTGACACCGACAGGCACCGACGCCCGCTTCCGCGGGCTCGCGGCGGTCGACCGCAGGACCGCCTGGGCCGCGGGCTCCAAGGGGACGGTGCTGCGCACCACGGACGGCGGACGGAGCTGGCGAAACGTCTCGCCGCCCGGCGCGGGCGAGCTCGAGTTCCGCGATGTGGAGGCCTTCGACGCCCGCCGGGCGGTCGTCCTCGCCATCGGGGAGGGCGAGGCCTCGCGCCTGCTGCGCACGGAGGACGGCGGCGCCACCTGGACCGAGTCCTTCCGGAACACCGACCCGCGCGCCTTCTACGACTGCGTCACCTTCTTCGACCGGCGGCACGGACTCGCCATGAGCGACCCCGTCGACGGGAAGTACCGCATCCTCTCCACCCGTGACGGTGGCCGGTCCTGGCGGGTGCTGCCGAGCGCGGGGATGCCGGACGCGCTCCCCGGCGAGGCCGGCTTCGCCGCGAGCGGCCAGTGCCTGGTGTCCTCCGGACCCCGGGACGTCTGGCTCGCCACGGGCGGCGGCGCCACCGCCCGCGTGCTCCACTCCGCCGACCGCGGGCTCACCTGGACCGCGACCGCCACGCCGATCCCCGCCGGGGACGCGGCCAGGGGCGTCTTCGGCCTCGCCTTCCGCGACCGTACGCACGGCATCGCGGTCGGCGGCGACTACCGCAAGGATCAGCCGTCGCCGCGGGCCGGCGCCGTCACCGCGGACGGGGGCCGCACCTGGCGCGCCTCGGACGCGCCCCCGCCGGCCTACCGCTCCGGCGTCGCCTGGCTCCCGCACAGCAAGTCGGCCGCGCTCGCCGTCGGCCCGACCGGCACGGACCTGACGACCGACGGCGGCCGCACCTGGCGCACGCTCGACACCGGCTCGTACGACACGGTGGACTGCACGAACGACGGCTCGTGCTGGGCCTCCGGAGAGAAGGGCCGCATCGCCCGCCTCGACCGCGGCTCCGGCCACGGCTAG
- a CDS encoding (4Fe-4S)-binding protein: MKPRPEEKPRPEEKPELEGKPTLKEYDGEGITVTFEPRRCLHAAECVRGLPQVFDRSRRPWVLPDAAEPGLVAEVIRRCPSGALQYRHRPAEAAVAEPPDSPASVRRTPSGQLVLRGDLLVTGPHGERHETRVTLCGCGASANQPYCDRSGPCAEPDDAAAERR, translated from the coding sequence ATGAAACCCCGGCCCGAAGAGAAGCCCCGGCCGGAGGAGAAGCCCGAGCTCGAAGGGAAGCCGACGCTCAAGGAGTACGACGGCGAGGGCATCACCGTCACTTTCGAGCCACGGCGCTGTCTGCACGCGGCCGAGTGCGTACGCGGCCTGCCCCAGGTCTTCGACCGGTCCCGGCGCCCGTGGGTGCTGCCCGACGCCGCCGAGCCCGGCCTCGTCGCCGAGGTGATCCGCCGCTGTCCCTCGGGGGCGCTCCAGTACCGCCACCGCCCGGCGGAGGCCGCCGTCGCCGAGCCCCCGGACTCCCCCGCCTCCGTGCGCCGCACCCCCTCCGGCCAGCTCGTTCTCCGCGGGGACCTGCTCGTGACCGGCCCGCACGGGGAGCGGCACGAGACCCGGGTGACGCTGTGCGGCTGCGGCGCCTCCGCGAATCAGCCGTACTGCGACCGCTCCGGCCCCTGCGCCGAGCCGGACGACGCCGCCGCCGAGCGGCGCTGA
- a CDS encoding SsgA family sporulation/cell division regulator, translating to MHAVIEQSVQARLVASAPRMETVPATLRYDREDPYAVSMAFPPPATLEGVEVSWAFARELLVQGVDRPAGVGDVRLRPYGYDRTVVEFHAPEGVAMVHVRTSELRRFLARSEHLVPAGSERDYLDWDHDLAELLRERP from the coding sequence TTGCACGCCGTCATCGAGCAGTCCGTCCAGGCCCGTCTGGTCGCATCCGCACCCCGGATGGAGACGGTGCCCGCCACCCTGCGGTACGACCGCGAGGACCCGTACGCCGTGAGCATGGCCTTCCCGCCTCCGGCGACCCTGGAGGGCGTCGAGGTCTCCTGGGCCTTCGCCCGTGAGCTGCTCGTCCAGGGCGTCGACCGCCCGGCGGGGGTCGGTGACGTCCGCCTGCGCCCGTACGGGTACGACCGTACGGTGGTCGAGTTCCACGCCCCGGAGGGGGTCGCGATGGTGCACGTCCGGACCTCGGAGCTGCGCCGCTTCCTGGCGCGCTCGGAGCACCTGGTGCCGGCCGGAAGCGAGCGCGACTACCTGGACTGGGACCACGACCTGGCGGAGCTGCTGCGCGAGCGCCCGTAA
- a CDS encoding ABC-F family ATP-binding cassette domain-containing protein: MAHHPTFLTCSSLSFSWPDGTEVLDDFRLTVGPGRTGLVGLNGSGKSTLLKLLAGELTPTDGTVRVTGELGYLPQNVVLDTSRRVDEILGIAAKRAALHAIEAGDPAEEHFTALADDWDVEERARATLDQLGLSAVGLDRTVGEVSGGESVLLRLAALLLARPDVLLLDEPTNNLDRHARARLYEAVEGWSGVLVVVSHDRELLERVDQIADLRDGEVTWYGGPWSAYETALAAEQEAAERMVRVAEADVQRQKRELSEAQTKLARRKRFAQKSYDNKVVPKIVANGRKSDAQVAAGKHRTLHTERLSEARERLDAAVEAVRDDDEIRVELPRTSVPPGREVLFLRDLELRYGATVGGEFALRGPERIALVGRNGAGKTTLLRTIAGEVEPLSGEADARVPLRFLPQRLDVLDDGLSVVENVARFAPTATGNAIRARLARFLFRGARADQPVGTLSGGERFRATLAALLLAEPAPQLLMLDEPTNNLDMASVRKLTAALDAYEGALIVASHDVTFLESLGITRWLLLDGELRPTTAEEVRGVASRG, encoded by the coding sequence ATGGCGCATCACCCCACCTTTCTCACCTGCTCCTCACTCTCCTTCTCATGGCCCGACGGCACCGAGGTCCTCGACGACTTCCGTCTCACGGTCGGCCCCGGCCGTACCGGGCTCGTCGGGCTCAACGGCTCCGGCAAGTCGACCCTGCTGAAGCTCCTCGCGGGAGAACTGACCCCGACGGACGGCACGGTCCGCGTCACGGGCGAGCTCGGCTACCTGCCGCAGAACGTCGTCCTGGACACCTCGCGGCGGGTCGACGAGATCCTCGGCATCGCGGCGAAGCGGGCCGCGCTGCACGCCATCGAGGCGGGTGATCCCGCCGAGGAGCACTTCACCGCACTCGCCGACGACTGGGACGTCGAGGAGCGGGCCCGCGCCACCCTCGATCAGCTGGGGCTCTCCGCCGTCGGTCTCGACCGGACCGTCGGCGAGGTCTCGGGCGGCGAGTCCGTCCTGCTGCGCCTCGCGGCGCTGCTGCTCGCCCGGCCCGACGTCCTGCTGCTCGACGAGCCGACGAACAATCTGGACCGGCACGCCCGCGCCCGCCTGTACGAGGCGGTGGAGGGCTGGTCCGGGGTCCTGGTCGTGGTCAGCCACGACCGTGAACTCCTGGAGCGCGTCGACCAGATCGCCGACCTCCGGGACGGCGAGGTCACGTGGTACGGCGGCCCCTGGTCGGCGTACGAGACGGCGCTCGCCGCCGAACAGGAGGCCGCGGAGCGGATGGTGCGGGTCGCGGAAGCCGACGTGCAGCGCCAGAAGCGCGAACTGAGCGAGGCACAGACGAAGTTGGCGCGCCGCAAGCGGTTCGCGCAGAAGAGCTACGACAACAAGGTCGTCCCGAAGATCGTGGCGAACGGCCGCAAGAGCGATGCCCAGGTCGCGGCCGGGAAGCACCGCACCCTGCACACGGAGCGCCTCTCCGAGGCCAGGGAGCGGCTCGACGCTGCGGTGGAGGCGGTACGGGACGACGACGAGATCCGCGTCGAACTGCCCCGCACCTCGGTGCCGCCGGGCCGCGAGGTCCTGTTCCTGCGTGACCTGGAGCTGCGGTACGGGGCGACGGTCGGCGGCGAGTTCGCGCTGCGCGGCCCGGAGCGGATCGCGCTCGTCGGCCGGAACGGCGCCGGCAAGACGACGCTGCTCCGGACGATCGCGGGAGAGGTGGAGCCGCTGTCGGGTGAGGCGGACGCGCGGGTACCGCTCCGCTTCCTGCCGCAGCGGCTCGACGTCCTCGACGACGGGCTGAGTGTGGTGGAGAACGTGGCCCGCTTCGCGCCCACGGCGACGGGGAACGCGATCAGGGCGCGGCTGGCGAGGTTTCTGTTCCGGGGGGCACGGGCGGATCAGCCCGTGGGCACCCTCTCGGGCGGGGAGCGTTTCCGGGCGACGCTCGCGGCGCTGCTCCTGGCGGAGCCGGCTCCGCAGCTGCTGATGCTGGACGAGCCGACGAACAACCTGGACATGGCGTCGGTCCGGAAGCTGACGGCGGCCCTCGACGCGTACGAGGGGGCGTTGATCGTGGCGAGCCACGACGTGACGTTCCTGGAGTCGCTGGGCATCACGCGCTGGCTGCTGCTCGACGGTGAGCTGCGGCCGACGACGGCGGAAGAGGTCCGGGGAGTGGCTTCGAGGGGTTAG
- a CDS encoding ATP-binding protein has protein sequence MSNPMKGALRCLPSAVTAGPIPPATENLSYSMLLPGGAYCAGLARESVSTLLTRHGLSELCETAELATSELVAAAYRFTPDREMILRVRWQYEALRIVLYDQHPAHSTPTAAEECRDRRSRSMWLLAAAVDAHGGDWGLAPVLTPGGGTKSWALLHR, from the coding sequence GTGAGCAACCCGATGAAGGGCGCACTGCGTTGCCTCCCGTCCGCCGTGACGGCCGGGCCCATACCTCCCGCCACGGAGAACCTCAGCTACTCGATGCTTCTCCCCGGAGGCGCCTACTGCGCCGGACTCGCCCGTGAGTCGGTCAGTACGCTCCTCACCCGGCACGGCCTCTCCGAGCTCTGCGAGACCGCCGAACTCGCCACCTCGGAACTCGTCGCCGCCGCGTACCGCTTCACGCCCGACCGCGAGATGATCCTGCGGGTCCGCTGGCAGTACGAGGCGCTGCGGATCGTGCTCTACGACCAGCACCCGGCCCATTCCACGCCCACCGCAGCCGAGGAATGCCGCGACCGCCGCAGCCGCAGCATGTGGCTGCTGGCCGCGGCGGTCGACGCGCACGGAGGCGACTGGGGCCTCGCCCCCGTACTGACACCGGGCGGCGGCACCAAGTCCTGGGCGTTACTGCACCGTTGA